ATCACGTTCCATTCCACGAGGCAGGCATTGATGCCGCACTCTTTATCTGGATGGAACCAGGAACGGACCCCGGGGAGGCTGGCTTAGAGCCTTGGTACCACACACCTGACGACACCATTGATCATGTGAGTCCAGAAAAAATACAACATGTAGGAGATTTGATTGATGAAGCGGTTTCGGATCTTGTCAGCGAAGGTGAATCATCAGCAACAGATGAAGCTGCTTAGTAAGGAAAGGCATCTGACTTTAAAGTGACAGAGAAAAATTGAAATGTGCCGGATTACCCTGGCAAAATGGTACATTCATTTGAAAAACTGCCAGAATATCGCTTTAAAGTGCCAAATTAAGCCAAGAAAATGCCAGATTACATCGGATACTATTGCCATGATTCTCTGGGTCTCGATACTAATAATGTCACGCTAAAATGGATCGCGCGATCTCGTGCTTGATAACTAGCAAGAAAGAGACAGGTATCGGAAGAAGTTATCATGCAGTCACCGAAGCGTTGATAATGGCATTAACTCCGAGTTTGGCTGATAAAATTCACGATTTGGCCAATGTATTCGCTGATTCAGCTGATATAAAAAAGAAGCCCGCCGGGGCTATAAAAAACCTCGGCAGGCTTCTTTTATCTAAGCCGTCACTTCCGCTCCGTTGGCTCCCTTCCTTCGGTCTATCGATTTCTTGCGCAGCAAATGAATGCAAACGAGTAGCGCAAAGAGTGCAATACCAATGAGGTCTGAAACAAAAGCGGGGTGAACGAATACAAGTGCGGAACTAAGGGCCAGCACAAATTCATACCAGCGGTATTTCACAAACATATAATTTTGAATAACAGTCACGAACGCCAGTACTCCAATGAGGGCGGCGAATAAGGCCCACGCGATTTCATACCAGGCAAACATCCCTTGATTTTCAGGCAAAAACAAGATGATCGTATTCATGACGAACACAAAGGGGAGTAATAAAGCTCCAGCGTCATACTTAAAGCCTTGAACGCCGGTAATGATCGGATCTGATTTGGCGATCCCGGATACGGCGTACGCCGGTAAGTTCACCGGAGGTGTGTCATCGGCAAGCACACCATAGTAAAGAACAAATAAGTGTGCGGCCATAATCGGCACGTCCATCTCGATGAGCGCTGGTGCGATCATGGAAGCCAAAATAACATAAGTCGCTGTTGTTGGTAGCCCAAGTCCGACGATAAGACATGCGATAAGGGTAAAGAAGAGAACAATGATCAAGTTATCGCCTGCAAACCCTACAATGATGGTAGGGAGTGAACCGGATAGCCCTGTTAAGTTAATGATTCCAATGAGAATACCAGCAGTGGCACAGGCGGCTATGACGGTGAGTGCTTTTCGTGAAGCCATTTCAAGGCTAACCATTATTTCACGAAACCCGAATTTCACAGGGGCAGCGTCCATCTTGAATTTATTTTGAAAGAACACGAAGAACACACAAATAAAGGTACCGATCGCGATCATGCCAGATATTTCAATGTGCCAACCGAAGAAATGATGCATACCATACGAAATCGCTGCCAGTACACCCGCGATCAGTAACCCTGCTCCAAAGCGTGCTCTTAGACGATGGGCGAGAATAGCAACTGTCAAAAGCATTACGATCGCATAAAAGGCAGCATTGAAGACGGTGTTTCCAGCTATGACAAAATACACAAGTGCGATGATCGGAACAATCAGGTATCCTTGCTGTATGAAACTTTTTCGTCCGGAAACGAGCTGTTCCTTCGCCAGTCCCTGGATGTTGTGTTTCACCGCTTCGATGTGTACCATCCAGATGATCGCGATATACGTTAATACCGCGGGGATTAACGCGGAAATCATAATTTGCGCGTAGCTGTAAGGCGTGTACTCGATCATCAGAAAGGCGGCAGCCCCCATGACCGGTGGTA
The Salicibibacter kimchii DNA segment above includes these coding regions:
- a CDS encoding TRAP transporter permease → MADTSMQNEENKETIEAPEATAEKAIEVEGSDRSVFGWKAILILILSIALSLYHLYTAGFGLIVSTNQHLFIHLLAGLILIFLIFPRKKGLGQTTIVWYDIVLSGVVLVVGSFVMMNQTHQTILQGNMEISHMIAGIIMILLLLEAARRVVGKPLLIIAIIFIAYYFLGDYIPAPFGHGRANFEQFIYEMMYTSTGILGTPLSVSANYVFIFILFGAILEATGAGKMFIDLALRAVGHFRGGPAKAGVVGSGFMGSISGSSVANAVTTGTFTIPLMKKVGFRPQTSGGIEVASSSSGQLLPPVMGAAAFLMIEYTPYSYAQIMISALIPAVLTYIAIIWMVHIEAVKHNIQGLAKEQLVSGRKSFIQQGYLIVPIIALVYFVIAGNTVFNAAFYAIVMLLTVAILAHRLRARFGAGLLIAGVLAAISYGMHHFFGWHIEISGMIAIGTFICVFFVFFQNKFKMDAAPVKFGFREIMVSLEMASRKALTVIAACATAGILIGIINLTGLSGSLPTIIVGFAGDNLIIVLFFTLIACLIVGLGLPTTATYVILASMIAPALIEMDVPIMAAHLFVLYYGVLADDTPPVNLPAYAVSGIAKSDPIITGVQGFKYDAGALLLPFVFVMNTIILFLPENQGMFAWYEIAWALFAALIGVLAFVTVIQNYMFVKYRWYEFVLALSSALVFVHPAFVSDLIGIALFALLVCIHLLRKKSIDRRKGANGAEVTA